The segment GCGTTTTCTCGGTATCTTTATCATTTTCTTGGCACAACCataaattttctttcattttcgaTAATGTTGTTTACTATAAAAATTTACTGTATTTTACTTATTACTTAATGAAATAAGCGACATTTGTAGAAAGCCACCGACATCATTAATTGATTTATCGATCGATCCACGAAATAGCACATATACACAGGAAGCtctaaattgtaaatttattttctgtatTACGCGGCCAAATCAATCTCTACATGCCAAGATTTCTGTATTAAtatacaataattaaaataagagGTCTAATGGTACAGGATGCGCGATGCATTGAAATCTTCTTTCAACGAAATTTGTTGTACCGTACTCGATATTCGTCCATTTGTTTAAGATTTCGATGCACACTTCACCTAAAACCAATCTTgaactattttttaaaattcataagggtgttagaaaatattttattaacattATTTTCCGAGAAGAATCTTCCTCGTGGCACCGAAATTCTGACCAGCTTGAGTGGCGCCCTTATTGGTACCAGCCTGCAGCCCGATAAGACCTTCGCCAGCTCTTAATTGCTCCTCCGTGAAATTTCGTTTATTTTCTTCCGCTGGTTTTGGTCCCAGCCAAGGGCCACGCCATTCCGGGTGTCTATACGTCTGTGAACAAACATTTTACTCTAATGCTTCTAAGACTGTAAGAAAGCACGCCATAAAAAACAATGATTAAAGAAAGGTAAATAATTTACAGTGCGACCAATGGCGAATATCGTGTTAGTCACTTGCGCTATGTTCTTCCTTTCCATGAGGTCGACCGCCTGGAAGAGATCTACATCAGGTACTCCGTACTTCACGCAGGCCTTCTGAAACCTATAACAATTCAGTAAATTGTTCTCATGATTCTAAAGGCCGTGACGTGTTATTCTATAAAAATAGACATCTAGTGTTCGACTAATAGATTATTCGTATAGTCGCAGTCCTATTCTGAATGCAGAGACATCGCTCGTTTCTGCAACCGCCATTTTGTCGACACTGATGCAAAACGCCTCGTGATACAACGAATGTAAGGCAGGCCAGTGTCAACGAGCTCTTCCGATATCAGCAACGTAGAAACAAACGAAACACACACGACGAGCTCCAAGTTGTTCCTACTTTCCGCATAAAAAGGGAGTAACGCGGAGTGGCCGCGCTGCGCATCGTTCGCCCCACTCTCAGGAAAGCGCTCTTAAACATTGAAAACGCGCCAATTGACGGCATGCGCACGCGACACCGCGGTCAGATGCAGGAAACACCGTGTACGATGCACTTTGCACGGAG is part of the Colletes latitarsis isolate SP2378_abdomen chromosome 10, iyColLati1, whole genome shotgun sequence genome and harbors:
- the LOC143346200 gene encoding muscle-specific protein 20, producing MPGRPLWQVAGKREASQEAEAQQWIETVVGQKFPPGVSYEDALRDGVLLCKLMNKLQPGLVTKINTSGGDYKMMDNLNQFQKACVKYGVPDVDLFQAVDLMERKNIAQVTNTIFAIGRTTYRHPEWRGPWLGPKPAEENKRNFTEEQLRAGEGLIGLQAGTNKGATQAGQNFGATRKILLGK